Part of the Streptomyces sp. WMMC500 genome is shown below.
CACCGGCCTGGCCAGGTCGAGGGCCGGGTCCGGGCCGGCCATGCAGGGGTGGCCGAGGACGGTCTCGGGGCGGCGCAGGTCGCCCTGGATGTAGTCGATGCGGCCCTCCGCGGTGGAGTTCATCAGCGCGCGGGCGTGGGCGAGCACCACGGGGTCGTGGTCGGTGTAGAGGATGCGCGCCTCCGGCCGTACGGCCTGGGCGATCTCGTGGACGTTCGGTGAGGTCGGGATGCCGGTGCCGATGTCCAGGAACTGGTCGACCCCGGCCGTGGCCAGGCGCTCGACCGCCAGGTGCATGAAGTGCCGGTTGGCGCGGGCGAACTTGCCGACGCTCGGCCAGACCGCGACGACCCGCTCGGCGGTCTCGCGGTCCGGCATGTAATGGTCCTTGCCGCCCAGGTAGTAGTCGTACATGCGGGCCGTCTGCGGCTTCGTGAAGTCGATCTCGGGCGGGGTCCAGGACGTCCCGGCCGCGGTGCTCAGCCAGGCCGCCTCGCCGTTCTCGGTGGTCACATGCGCTCCGGTTACGCCGTCAGATGATCCGAACTCTGTCACACGAGGTGCGGCTTGTCTCGGACTTCCCTTCCCCCGAGGGCAGTTGGGCACACCGCGGGCGGCGGCGGTGCCCGGCGCTCGACGTCCAGTTGACAAGATGTCCTGACAAACCTCTTGCCCCGGCTCCCGGACTGGCATAGAACGGTCGGTCGTGAGCCTCATCGAGCGGGGCTCACCACGTACGTCAAGGGGAGGCCATCGGTGACGAACTCGGCGCAGGGGGACAGAACACGGGGCGAGGGGACGCGGCCCGGACGGGCGCAGGACGCGGGCGGGCCGGGGCCGAGCCGGCGGGTCGTGTCGGCGGCGCTGGTGTCCGGCGTCGTGGGCACGGCGCTGGGCGCCACCGCGCCCTCCGCGTGGGCGGACGAGTGGAGCGTGCCGCGC
Proteins encoded:
- a CDS encoding SAM-dependent methyltransferase, whose amino-acid sequence is MTTENGEAAWLSTAAGTSWTPPEIDFTKPQTARMYDYYLGGKDHYMPDRETAERVVAVWPSVGKFARANRHFMHLAVERLATAGVDQFLDIGTGIPTSPNVHEIAQAVRPEARILYTDHDPVVLAHARALMNSTAEGRIDYIQGDLRRPETVLGHPCMAGPDPALDLARPVALNLVAIMHFITHEDDPRRIVSALLDPLPSGSHLILSHITAEFAPDEVDAAARLYHSQGLPAQARDQRELAELVDALGLELLPPGILPVNRWPADTSDAPSAPLYTDAEASCLGLIARKP